Genomic DNA from Streptomyces venezuelae:
CCTCTACTACGTCTCCGGGTCCGTCCAGACGTTAACGGTGGTGAGACTGATCCTCAGCCCGTGACCGCTCAGCCCGTGACCGGCGCCTGGACCGGCGGCTCCTTCGTGAACAGGGCGCCGAGTGCCGGCGCGTTCACCCTGCGCTCGGCCAGCCGCAGCGCCTCCCAGACGGTGACCTGGTTCGCCGTCAGGACCGGCTTGCCGACCTCCGCCTCCAGGTCGCGGACGTACGCCGCCGTGTGCAGCGCCGTGTCCGGCAGCAGCAGCGCCTCGGCGTCCGGGTGGTCGCCCGCGCGGGCCAGCGCGAACACCTCGTCGCGCCCCCATGTGCCGACCTCGGCCGCCGTGATGATGCCGCTCCCCCTGGCCGCCACCACCTCCACGCCACCGTCCTTCAGGAAGGCGGAGAAGTGCCCGGTCACATCCTCCGGATACGTCGCGGCGACCGCGACCCGGGTGGCCCCCACCTCGCGCGCGGCGTGGGCGAAGGCGAACGACGTCGACGAGGCGGGCAGCCCGGCCGCCAGGGCCAGCTTGCGGACCTGGTCGTGCGCGCCCTCCCGGCCGAGGACGAAGCTGCCGCTGGTGCACGCCCACACCACCGCCTCGGCGCCGGCGAGCCGCAGCTCCTCCACGCCCGCGGCGAGCCGGTCGGCCGATCCCATTTCGAGCAGCGCGTCGACGCGGTGCGCGTCCTCGCCGATGTCCGTGTGGACGACCTGCAGCCGGATGTCGCTGCCGAGCATCTGCTCCATGCGGGGATAGTCGTCCTCGGCCGAGTGCCCCGGGTAGAGAAATCCGAGTGCCGTCACGTCCAGCCTCCTCCTTCTGCGGGTGGTGCTTCGGGCAGGCCCTGGGGCGGAGCCGGCGGGTTCAGCGGACTCGCGCCCGGCCTCGCCGTCGGATCGATCAGTGCCTGATAGGGCCCTACCGCACGGGTACCCAGCCGACGCAGTGCGGACCACATCGTCACCTGGTTCGCCGAGATCACCGGCATCCGCAGTTCCGCTTCCAGTTGCGGGATGACGTCGTACGTGGGGAGGTTCGTACAGCTGATGAAGAGGCAGTCCACGCCGCCCTCGCTGGCGAGTACGGCACGGCGCGCCATGTCGGCCACGTCCCGGTAGGGGACCTTCCAGATGTGCCGGGTGAGGCCGAGGTAGGCGCGGCCCGTGACGGACACCCCCGCCTCCGCCAGGTACTCCTCCAGGGACTGCGTGACCGACCAGGTGTAGGGGGTGACGAGCGCGATGCGCCGCGCGCCCAGTTCGTCGAGGGCTTCCAGGAGGGCACCGGACGTGGTCACCGCGCCGACCGCGCCCTCGCGGGTCATGGCCTCGCACATCGCGCGTTCACCCGGCGTGCCGCCGACGAAACTGCCCGACGTACAGGCGTACGCGAGGACTTCGGGCTCGGCGGCGGTCAGTGCGCGGACCGCCTCGGCGAGGGTCTCGTGCTCGCTGACCAGGCGGGCGAGGTCGAGGCTGACCTCCACGGGCACGTACGGCGTCCGGGTCAGGTGGAGGGAGACCTCGTCGGGGATCCAGCGCCACAGTTCGCGATCGAGGACGAAGTCGAAAGGGGCGACGACACCCACACCGCGCTGAGGGTGTGGTCCGCCGAGGAAAGAGACGTCCATGAGCAGTCCCCAAGGTCGTGCGTGTGTTCAGGGACCGGCCGGGGGCCGGGGACGAGCGATGCCGGCGACGCGCCGGGACGTCGGGACGGGGAGCGCTGCGCGGGCGTACCACACAGCGAGTTCGATCGGCTGCACGGAGAGTACTGGTTCCTGGACAGCCGGTACAGCAGTGCCTCTGTTGACGAAGGTAGGTTCGGGTGCGAGCGTGGTCAATCCGCACATCTCAGACGGTTGAGCCGACTTGTCGATGCGGCGCGGCCGTACCTCTGAACAGGGAAGCGGAATCTCATTGCGAAACGGTGTCCCGTCGGTTTCCGATACGACCGTCCTCGTCCTTGACGCCGAGCCACCGACCCCGCCGCCGCGCCTCGGCAGCCTGGCGGGGCAGGCCCGGATCCTGCACGCCGACGAGTCCACGCTGGCCGAGCAACTCCCCCTTGCCGACGCCCTGTTGGTGTGGGACTTCACGTCGGACGCGGTGCGCCGCGCCTGGCCCGGTGAGGGTCCGCGGCCCCGCTGGGTGCACACCGCGAGCGCGGGCGTCGACCATCTGATGTGCCCCGAACTCGCCGCGTCCGACACCGTCGTGACGAACGCCCGTGGCGTCTTCGACCAGCCCATCGCCGAGTACGTGGCCGCACTGGTCCTCGCCATGGCCAAGGACCTGCCGCGCACCCTGGAACTGCAGCGTGAGCGCTCCTGGCGGCACCGCGAGACCCAGCGGATCGCGGGCACGCGCGCGTGCGTGATCGGTTCGGGGCCGATCGGGCGGGCCATCGCGCGCACGCTGAAGGGGCTCGGCATCCTCACGGCCCTGGTGGGCCGCACGGCACGGCCGGGGGTGCACGGCACGGACGAGCTGGACCGGCTGATGGCCAGGGCCGACTGGGTGGTGTGCGCGGCGCCGCTCACGGACGACACGCGCCGCATGTTCGACGCGCGGCGCTTCGGTTTCATGCAGCCGTCGGCGCGGTTCATCAACGTCGGGCGCGGGCCCCTCGTCGTCGAGGACGACCTGGTCGAGGCGGTGTCCAAGCGGTGGATCGCGGGCGCGGCCCTGGACGTGTTCGAGGACGAGCCGCTGCCAGCGGACAGCCCCCTGTGGACGACGCCGGGCCTGATCGTCTCGCCGCACATGAGTGGTGACACGGTCGGCTGGCGCGATGCGCTGGGCGCGCAGTTCGTCGAGCTGTTCCAGGCGTGGGCGGCGGGTCGGCCGCTGACGAACGTCGTCGACAAGGAACGTGGGTATGTCCCAGGTCATTGACCGCCTCCCGGTCGATGCCCCCCAACCGATCACGCCCCGTCTGCTGAGGAGCCTGCATGACCGAGCTCGCGGATCTCACGGCCGTACAACTGGTCGACGGCTATCGCAAGGGCGAATTCAGTCCGGTCGACGTGACCCGGGCGGCCCTGCGCAGGGCGGAGGAGAGCCGGCCGCGTGTGAACGCCTTCGTGCGGGTCATGGCGGACTCGGCGTTGGCGCAGGCCGAGGCCAGCGCGGAGCGGTGGCGCCGTGGCGCGCCGCAGGGGCTCGTGGACGGCGTCCCGGTGTCCGTGAAGGATCTGCTCCTGCTGCGCGGCGAGCCGACATTGCGCGGCTCGCTGACGGTGCGGCACGAGGGCAAGTGGAACGAGGACGCGCCCTCGGTGGCCCGGCTGCGCGAGCACGGCGCGGTGTTCATCGGCCGGACGACGACGCCGGAGTTCGGGTGGAAGGGCGTGACGGACGGCCCGCAGAGCGGCATCACCCGCAACCCGCACGATCCGTCCCGCACGTCGGGCGGATCCAGCGGGGGCAGCGCGGCCGCCGTGGCGCTCGGCGCGGGCCCGCTGTCGCTGGGCACGGACGGCGGCGGCTCGGTGCGGATCCCCGCGGCGTTCTGCGGGATCTTCGCGCTGAAGCCGACGTACGGCAGGGTGCCGCTGTATCCCGCGAGCCCGTTCGGGACGCTCGCGCACGTCGGGCCGATGACCCGCGACGCGGCGGACGCGGCGCTGATGATGGACGTGATCACGGGCCCCGACGACCGCGACTGGTCCCAGCTCGCACCCGTGGAAGGCGGCTTCAGGGCGGGCCTGGACGGGGGCGTGCACGGACTTCGCGTCGCCTACTCCGCCTCCCTCGGCGGGCAGGTCGCGGTGCGTCCCGCCGTCGCGGCGGCGGTGCGGCGCGCCGTGGAGTCGCTCGCGGCGCAGGGCGCGTACGTCGAGGAGGCCGACCCCGACTTCACCGACCCGGTGGAGGCCTTCCACACCCTGTGGTTCAGCGGGGCGGCGCGCGTCGTGCAGCATCTGCCGCCCGCGCAGCGGGAGTTGCTCGACCCGGGGCTGCGGGAGATCTGCGGGCAGGGCGCACGGTACAGCGCGCTGGACTACCTCGCGGCGGTCGACATCCGGATGGCCCTCGGGCGCCGGATGGGCCGCTTCCACTCGACGTACGACCTGCTGGTCACGCCCACGCTGCCGATCACGGCGTTCGAGGCGGGCGTCGAGGTGCCGAAGGGGTCGGGGCACCGGCGCTGGACCGGGTGGACGCCGTTCACGTACCCCTTCAATCTCACGCAGCAGCCCGCGGCGACGGTGCCCTGCGGGGTGGACGACGACGGTTTGCCCATCGGCGTGCAGATCGTCGCCGCCCGCCACGCGGACCCGGTGGTGTTGCGTGCGGCGCACGCGCTGTACGAGTCGGGCAGCGCCGCGGTGCCGCCGCCCGTGCTCGGCTGAACGCGCTTCAGGCGCGTCGGAAGTTCAGCGTCTCCCCCTGCGCGCCCGCGCGCCACAGGTCGTTGCAGGCCTCGGCCATCCGGTCGAGGCCTTCGACGATCTGGCCCCAGACGATGCCGGGCACCCAGCCCACGTCGCCGTTGAGGAGCAGGTTGTTCCGTTCGTAGAAGAGGGCGAGGTCGACGACCGTGGTACCCGCCTTCACGCCGGCCTCCGCCTCGTAGCCGTACGCCTGGGTGCCCAGTTCCGTACCGGAGAAGGAGAAATAACAGAGATCTCCCGGGATGGGCGTGACGGTCGGATTCTCCAGGGGCGGCTCGCGGTCCGCGAAGGCCGGGAAGAGGGCGTAGATCTCGTTGCGCGCGTACTTCGCGTGGTAGACGTCCGAGCCGAGCGGCAGTGCCTCCCACACCGCCGCGCAGGTCACCGGAGCCCGGTCGTCGAGCA
This window encodes:
- a CDS encoding decarboxylase; the encoded protein is MTALGFLYPGHSAEDDYPRMEQMLGSDIRLQVVHTDIGEDAHRVDALLEMGSADRLAAGVEELRLAGAEAVVWACTSGSFVLGREGAHDQVRKLALAAGLPASSTSFAFAHAAREVGATRVAVAATYPEDVTGHFSAFLKDGGVEVVAARGSGIITAAEVGTWGRDEVFALARAGDHPDAEALLLPDTALHTAAYVRDLEAEVGKPVLTANQVTVWEALRLAERRVNAPALGALFTKEPPVQAPVTG
- a CDS encoding aspartate/glutamate racemase family protein: MDVSFLGGPHPQRGVGVVAPFDFVLDRELWRWIPDEVSLHLTRTPYVPVEVSLDLARLVSEHETLAEAVRALTAAEPEVLAYACTSGSFVGGTPGERAMCEAMTREGAVGAVTTSGALLEALDELGARRIALVTPYTWSVTQSLEEYLAEAGVSVTGRAYLGLTRHIWKVPYRDVADMARRAVLASEGGVDCLFISCTNLPTYDVIPQLEAELRMPVISANQVTMWSALRRLGTRAVGPYQALIDPTARPGASPLNPPAPPQGLPEAPPAEGGGWT
- a CDS encoding D-2-hydroxyacid dehydrogenase, whose protein sequence is MRNGVPSVSDTTVLVLDAEPPTPPPRLGSLAGQARILHADESTLAEQLPLADALLVWDFTSDAVRRAWPGEGPRPRWVHTASAGVDHLMCPELAASDTVVTNARGVFDQPIAEYVAALVLAMAKDLPRTLELQRERSWRHRETQRIAGTRACVIGSGPIGRAIARTLKGLGILTALVGRTARPGVHGTDELDRLMARADWVVCAAPLTDDTRRMFDARRFGFMQPSARFINVGRGPLVVEDDLVEAVSKRWIAGAALDVFEDEPLPADSPLWTTPGLIVSPHMSGDTVGWRDALGAQFVELFQAWAAGRPLTNVVDKERGYVPGH
- a CDS encoding amidase, with translation MTELADLTAVQLVDGYRKGEFSPVDVTRAALRRAEESRPRVNAFVRVMADSALAQAEASAERWRRGAPQGLVDGVPVSVKDLLLLRGEPTLRGSLTVRHEGKWNEDAPSVARLREHGAVFIGRTTTPEFGWKGVTDGPQSGITRNPHDPSRTSGGSSGGSAAAVALGAGPLSLGTDGGGSVRIPAAFCGIFALKPTYGRVPLYPASPFGTLAHVGPMTRDAADAALMMDVITGPDDRDWSQLAPVEGGFRAGLDGGVHGLRVAYSASLGGQVAVRPAVAAAVRRAVESLAAQGAYVEEADPDFTDPVEAFHTLWFSGAARVVQHLPPAQRELLDPGLREICGQGARYSALDYLAAVDIRMALGRRMGRFHSTYDLLVTPTLPITAFEAGVEVPKGSGHRRWTGWTPFTYPFNLTQQPAATVPCGVDDDGLPIGVQIVAARHADPVVLRAAHALYESGSAAVPPPVLG
- a CDS encoding DUF3830 family protein, translating into MAERFIEVSLAERGVQCTAKLLDDRAPVTCAAVWEALPLGSDVYHAKYARNEIYALFPAFADREPPLENPTVTPIPGDLCYFSFSGTELGTQAYGYEAEAGVKAGTTVVDLALFYERNNLLLNGDVGWVPGIVWGQIVEGLDRMAEACNDLWRAGAQGETLNFRRA